From one Trifolium pratense cultivar HEN17-A07 linkage group LG1, ARS_RC_1.1, whole genome shotgun sequence genomic stretch:
- the LOC123888355 gene encoding PKS-NRPS hybrid synthetase cheA-like has protein sequence MHNHELDKGLEGHLVAGRLKPQEKDFMDEMTRNAVAPKNILSTLKERDPENKTSAKQVYNARHRYRVKMRASMTEMQHLCKKLDDNKYYYKYRTVVENGVEHLQDIFFAHPRSITLLNSFHTVLMMDSTYKTSKYKMPLFEIVGYTSTEKTFNVAFAWLSNEKEDNFIWALQQLRCLLRRETNLPKVILTDRDLALMNAIPAVFPEAAALVCRFHVKKNVRTKAAELVKVRDGEKVKAADMRERVCLAFEDVLDSSTEAEYTENVMAFRKLCERWPKFVRYVEETILDTDKEKLVSAWVDKYMHMGNNTTNRAESAHGVLKSYLTDGLGDLVKGWESIHRMLGNQFTQVQTEFGQNMSVYGHTYRKKTLYSTLMFKVSRRAMRYIHTESKRVEFTGMDSMKCGCLMRTNYGLPCACLIAKKLHHNRPIRLDEVYKHWKIICFQDEEVGGDVEDDYACTAEWQAIQERLRTADVSMKNEIRDQLRKIAYPTTTDVEPPTTNVKSKGAKKKKVVRGTRSTSRSRCFNHIPKPSVRAARRFLYINNFFSAGDAT, from the exons ATGCATAACCACGAGTTGGACAAAGGGCTTGAAGGGCATCTCGTGGCGGGGCGTTTGAAACCACAAGAGAAGGATTTTATGGACGAGATGACAAGGAATGCGGTGGCTCCAAAAAACATATTGTCCACATTAAAGGAGAGAGATCCGGAAAACAAGACCTCTGCAAAGCAAGTGTACAACGCTCGTCATAGGTACAGAGTTAAAATGAGGGCGTCCATGACTGAGATGCAACACTTATGCAAGAAGCTTGATGATAACAAGTACTACTACAAGTATCGGACGGTTGTTGAAAATGGAGTAGAACATCTTCAAGATATATTCTTTGCACATCCGAGGTCCATAACTTTATTGAACTCTTTTCATACTGTGCTGATGATGGACTCCACATACAAAACCAGCAAGTACAAAATGCCGCTGTTTGAAATAGTCGGATACACTTCGACCGAGAAGACATTCAACGTTGCTTTTGCCTGGCTCAGTAACGAAAAGGAAGACAACTTTATATGGGCTCTGCAACAACTACGTTGTTTGTTAAGGCGTGAGACAAATTTGCCGAAGGTTATCTTGACGGATCGAGATTTAGCTTTGATGAATGCTATTCCGGCTGTGTTTCCAGAAGCGGCGGCGTTGGTTTGTCGGTTCCATGTTAAGAAGAATGTGAGGACCAAGGCAGCCGAGCTGGTCAAGGTGAGGGATGGGGAAAAGGTCAAGGCGGCGGACATGAGGGAAAGAGTCTGTTTGGCGTTCGAGGATGTGTTAGATTCGTCTACTGAGGCTGAGTATACTGAAAATGTTATGGCTTTTAGGAAGTTATGTGAGAGGTGGCCAAAATTTGTTCGGTACGTTGAAGAGACAATTTTGGACACCGACAAAGAGAAGCTCGTGAGTGCATGGGTGGACAAGTATATGCACATGGGCAACAATACGACAAATAGAGCTGAAAGCGCACACGGTGTTTTGAAAAGTTACTTGACCGACGGTCTCGGTGATTTGGTGAAGGGTTGGGAATCGATTCACAGAATGTTAGGCAATCAATTCACCCAAGTGCAAACTGAATTTGGCCAGAACATGTCTGTGTATGGACACACATACCGGAAGAAAACACTTTACTCGACTTTGATGTTTAAAGTCTCTAGACGTGCAATGAGATACATCCACACTGAATCAAAAAGAGTCGAGTTTACTGGTATGGATAGCATGAAGTGTGGTTGTCTGATGAGGACTAACTACGGGCTGCCATGTGCGTGTTTGATTGCCAAGAAACTGCACCACAATAGGCCTATTAGACTCGATGAGGTTTACAAACATTGGAAGATAATTTGTTTCCAAGATGAAGAAGTTGGTGGCGACGTCGAGGACGATTATGCGTGCACGGCAGAGTGGCAAGCAATTCAG gaaCGATTGAGGACAGCTGATGTAAGCATGAAAAATGAGATCCGAGATCAACTCCGCAAGATTGCGTATCCTACAACCACCGATGTGGAGCCTCCGACCACAAATGTAAAATCAAAAGGggctaaaaagaaaaaggtggTCCGTGGAACAAGATCCACCAGCAGATCCCGATGCTTCAACCACATCCCAAAACCATCTGTCCGTGCGGCGCGACggtttttgtatattaataactttttttccgCTGGCGATGCAACGTAA
- the LOC123921085 gene encoding metal tolerance protein 2, with protein MGFRFNNLNPIYRTCISRLSSSKFLPPPTEPLKFHQSENPFISPQNPAFKIPRRWHFGHSHDHDHQTSKHLNEGENIFRLGLAADIALATGKAFTGYVTGSTAIIADAAHSISDVVLSGIALVSFKLAKAPRDKEHPYGHGKFETLGALGISCMLLATGGGIAWHAVDLLTGLLSAGPEMVTQAMAHEHVHSHEHGGHHHGIDMEHPILALNMTIVSIGVKEGLYWITKQAGERQGSGLMKANAWHHRADAISSVVALIGVGGSILGVKFLDPLAGLLVSVMILKAGAESGYQSILELVDAAIPAQHLDPIKQTILQVDGVKGCHRLRGRRAGSYLYLDVNIEVDPFSSVSSAHDIGENVRRQIHKSHPTVTEMFIHIDPAMSHASPSTTDEQDSWSGDMDQDSIAPAGDNNIEGIVSDIISANFPQMSVERITRHMFQSKIVLQIEVSMLPDIPIRHAMEMAEKAEREILKEASNILHVGIQLRLGRPFPHTSH; from the exons ATGGGATTTAGATTCAACAATCTGAATCCCATTTACAGAACATGCATTTCACGACTTTCCTCTTCAAAATTCCTCCCTCCGCCAACGGAACCACTGAAATTCCATCAATCAGAGAATCCCTTCATTTCCCCCCAAAATCCAGCTTTCAAAATCCCTAGAAGATGGCATTTTGGTCATTCTCATGATCATGATCACCAAACCTCTAAACATCTCAACGAAGGAGAGAACATTTTCCGTCTTGGTCTCGCCGCCGATATTGCTTTAGCCACCGGAAAAGCATTTACCGGTTATGTGACTGGAAGTACCGCAATTATTGCCGATGCTGCTCATTCGATATCCGATGTG GTTCTCAGTGGCATTGCTTTGGTGTCTTTTAAACTTGCTAAGGCTCCAAGAGATAAAGAACACCCATATG GACATGGTAAATTTGAGACTCTAGGAGCTCTTGGAATCTCCTGTATGCTTTTGGCCACTGGGGGTGGTATTGCATGGCATGCTGTGGATCTTTTAACG GGATTGCTCTCAGCTGGCCCTGAAATGGTTACCCAAGCAATGGCACATGAGCATGTACATAGCCACGAACATGGTGGACATCACCATGGAATTGACATGGAACATCCTATACTTGCCTTGAATATGACTATTGTGTCAATAGGTGTTAAAGAAGG GCTTTATTGGATAACAAAACAAGCTGGTGAAAGGCAAGGCAGTGGGTTGATGAAAGCAAATGCATGGCATCATCGTGCAGATGCAATTTCATCAGTAGTTGCTCTCATCGGAGTTG GTGGCTCTATTCTTGGAGTGAAGTTTTTAGATCCCCTTGCTGGACTCCTTGTCTCGGTCATGATTTTAAAAGCTGGAGCTGAATCTGGTTACCAAAG TATCTTGGAGCTGGTGGATGCTGCAATCCCGGCACAACATTTGGATCCTATTAAACAAACAATATTGCAAGTTGATGGTGTCAAG GGATGCCACCGTTTAAGAGGAAGGAGAGCTGGTTCATATCTGTATCTCGATGTAAATATCGAG GTTGATCCCTTTTCCAGTGTTAGTTCTGCACATGACATTGGTGAAAATGTCCGTCGGCAAATTCACAAGTCCCACCCTACTGTGACTGAAATGTTTATACACATAG ATCCTGCTATGTCACACGCATCCCCCAGCACAACAGATGAGCAAGATAGTTGGAGCGGAGACATGGACCAGGACAGTATTGCTCCTGCTGGAGATAATAATATTGAAGGAATAGTTTCTGATATCATCTCCGCTAACTTTCCGCAG ATGTCAGTTGAGCGCATAACACGCCACATGTTTCAAAGCAAGATTGTTCTTCAAATTGAAGTTTCCATGCTTCCTGATATCCCAATTCG ACATGCAATGGAAATGGCAGAGAAAGCTGAAAGAGAGATTTTGAAGGAAGCATCAAATATACTTCATGTTGGCATCCAGCTACGTTTGGGGCGACCATTTCCACATACCAGCCATTGA